In the genome of Spirochaetia bacterium, one region contains:
- the phoU gene encoding phosphate signaling complex protein PhoU, whose product MTDKKHQLDEKLEFFRELLLQMVNRVEESLVKATAAVRDNDQQLAERVLADDYFIDQMRTMVENDAVRLLISEAPYGHYMRQVIAGLKIVTSLERMGDHAGHFAKIASTQDRTNKYECEIVKDIVDMAMADVAMFRGAVEALMVINADMAMDVARQDDKVDAYRTSIKKKILDADPGDDKRFSRNLFEYYYIVTELERLGDHVTTICAWIVYMDQGVKPKLN is encoded by the coding sequence ATGACAGACAAGAAACATCAATTGGATGAGAAATTGGAGTTCTTCAGGGAATTGCTGCTTCAGATGGTCAACAGAGTCGAGGAATCATTGGTAAAGGCTACTGCCGCTGTCAGGGATAATGACCAGCAGCTTGCAGAACGGGTATTGGCAGATGACTATTTCATAGACCAGATGCGGACGATGGTAGAAAATGATGCTGTCAGATTGTTGATCAGCGAGGCTCCCTACGGACATTACATGCGCCAGGTAATAGCAGGGCTGAAGATTGTTACCAGTCTTGAGCGCATGGGAGACCATGCAGGTCACTTTGCCAAGATAGCCTCTACCCAGGACAGAACGAACAAATATGAATGCGAGATTGTCAAAGATATCGTTGACATGGCAATGGCAGATGTAGCGATGTTTCGAGGAGCCGTAGAGGCTTTGATGGTCATCAATGCTGATATGGCTATGGACGTAGCGAGACAGGATGACAAGGTCGATGCGTACAGGACCAGTATCAAGAAGAAGATACTTGATGCAGACCCAGGCGATGACAAGCGTTTTTCCCGTAATCTTTTTGAATACTACTATATCGTGACGGAATTGGAACGGCTTGGAGACCATGTGACTACCATCTGTGCCTGGATCGTCTATATGGATCAGGGCGTCAAGCCGAAACTGAACTGA
- a CDS encoding phosphate ABC transporter substrate-binding protein, translated as MNKKLIVVAMTAMLAASAVFAQGSSESSAKPAASTSTYTFGGSSTVAPIANSAIPVFESLNPGKKISYETLGSSVGIKQLLAGTLSLAGSSRELKQSELDAGCVPTTIALDGLSVAVNSSVAVSNLTMAQLAGIFSGEITNWKEVGGKDAKIQLIVRDETSGTYGSFKEIVIEAAGKEPTTDAIVAKENGEVATKIASTPNSIGYIGMAFGSIVTDAGGKILTVNGIAPNTQNVIDKKYPISRALYVVTMGKPVDGTVEKDFIDFLLSSKGQKIVAESDFIPLN; from the coding sequence ATGAATAAGAAACTGATCGTTGTAGCCATGACAGCAATGCTTGCTGCTTCAGCAGTGTTTGCTCAGGGCTCCAGTGAATCTTCGGCAAAACCGGCGGCTTCCACTTCTACCTATACTTTCGGGGGGTCATCGACCGTAGCTCCGATTGCCAATTCGGCAATCCCTGTATTTGAATCCCTCAATCCAGGCAAGAAAATAAGCTATGAGACCTTGGGGTCTTCCGTAGGTATCAAGCAGCTGCTGGCCGGAACTCTTTCACTTGCAGGTTCTTCCAGAGAATTGAAACAGTCAGAACTTGATGCCGGTTGTGTCCCGACAACCATTGCCCTTGATGGCCTTTCGGTTGCGGTCAACTCTTCCGTGGCTGTTTCGAACCTTACCATGGCACAGCTTGCCGGAATCTTCTCTGGGGAGATTACCAACTGGAAGGAAGTCGGTGGCAAGGATGCAAAGATCCAGTTGATCGTGCGTGATGAGACTTCCGGTACATATGGTTCCTTCAAGGAGATCGTCATCGAGGCTGCTGGAAAGGAACCTACTACTGATGCCATCGTAGCTAAGGAAAATGGAGAAGTCGCTACAAAGATTGCATCTACTCCCAATTCAATCGGCTACATCGGCATGGCTTTCGGTAGTATCGTTACCGATGCCGGCGGAAAAATTCTGACTGTCAACGGCATTGCTCCGAATACCCAGAATGTCATTGACAAAAAGTATCCTATCAGCCGTGCACTGTACGTGGTTACCATGGGTAAGCCTGTTGACGGTACTGTTGAGAAAGACTTCATTGATTTCCTGCTGAGTAGCAAAGGACAGAAGATTGTTGCAGAAAGTGACTTCATCCCACTCAACTGA
- the pstA gene encoding phosphate ABC transporter permease PstA → MLQFRASWVIVEKDAAASFASYLGITEKGLKSGGAIIVPSLADVKDLASHEGALVITAQKGRVPSHFRKVAVSDEVLAINPSVTALFGNRSIGSLSQQQAEDIAASRYTSWQQLGGPDLPLHVLASGSGAYAVAAAKGSACLMSAKAYQQAIDRGLKLSLMKIQHKVTGLNLTWEYITSKTEESGKFGGILSIIINTVFMVILTTLFAAPLGVAAAVYLAKYAKRGKLTQIIRAGIDLLAGVPSIIFGLFGLLVFVQLLGWSFSLISGVLTLVLMILPTIVRTSEEAIKSVNPSLENASRGLGATKIETIWKITLPSAANGITTGVILAIGRAVGETAALIFTIGSSTDVATGLDSSARVLAQHIYLTITEGQSIDHAFASALVLIVLVLFINTSARMLMQRGNKKK, encoded by the coding sequence GTGCTACAATTTCGGGCATCTTGGGTTATAGTTGAAAAGGACGCTGCGGCTTCTTTTGCTTCATATCTTGGTATAACGGAGAAGGGACTCAAGTCAGGAGGAGCCATCATTGTTCCTTCCTTGGCAGACGTCAAGGACTTGGCTTCCCATGAAGGAGCATTGGTAATAACAGCCCAAAAGGGCCGTGTACCTTCGCATTTCAGAAAGGTTGCAGTCAGTGATGAAGTCCTTGCCATCAATCCGTCGGTAACGGCCTTGTTCGGCAACCGTAGCATCGGTAGCCTTTCCCAGCAACAGGCAGAGGATATTGCTGCATCCCGCTATACTTCCTGGCAACAGCTCGGAGGTCCTGACCTGCCTCTGCATGTACTGGCTTCTGGTTCAGGCGCCTATGCCGTGGCAGCAGCAAAGGGCTCGGCTTGCCTTATGTCTGCAAAAGCCTATCAGCAGGCAATTGACCGAGGACTCAAGCTTTCATTGATGAAGATACAGCATAAAGTTACGGGCTTGAATCTGACCTGGGAATACATTACCAGCAAGACGGAAGAATCGGGCAAGTTCGGAGGTATCCTCTCGATTATCATCAACACGGTGTTCATGGTAATTCTGACTACGCTCTTTGCTGCTCCCCTTGGGGTAGCTGCTGCTGTCTATTTGGCAAAGTATGCGAAGCGGGGTAAGCTTACACAGATTATCAGGGCCGGTATAGATCTTCTTGCCGGTGTACCGTCCATCATATTCGGACTGTTTGGCCTTCTGGTGTTCGTGCAGTTGCTTGGCTGGAGTTTCTCGCTGATCAGCGGAGTTCTGACCCTTGTCCTGATGATTCTTCCTACGATAGTCAGGACAAGTGAAGAAGCCATCAAAAGCGTCAATCCTTCCCTTGAAAATGCAAGCAGGGGACTTGGGGCCACGAAGATTGAGACCATATGGAAGATTACCTTGCCTTCTGCGGCAAATGGCATCACTACAGGTGTCATCCTGGCTATCGGAAGGGCTGTCGGTGAAACTGCGGCACTGATCTTTACCATCGGTTCTTCCACTGATGTGGCAACAGGGTTGGACAGCTCAGCTAGGGTACTTGCACAGCATATCTACCTTACCATTACGGAGGGCCAGTCCATTGACCATGCCTTTGCTTCGGCATTGGTTCTGATTGTCCTGGTGCTTTTTATAAATACATCGGCAAGGATGCTGATGCAGAGAGGAAACAAGAAGAAATGA
- the pstB gene encoding phosphate ABC transporter ATP-binding protein PstB codes for MSDVQQSLFHVSGLNLWYGQTHALKDVSMDIKANTITAFIGPSGCGKSTFLRTLDRMNDLIDGVRITGEILYGGQDIYKEMDTLDLRRKVGMVFQSPNPFPMSIYDNVAYGPRLHARYSKGEMDEIVEKALRQAALWDEVKDRLNQSGIGLSGGQQQRLCMARTLAVDPDVILMDEPTSALDPISTTRIEELMVELKQKYTIIVVTHNMQQASRVSDTTAFFLIDEKKCGFLVESGKTEDIFFNPKDKRTEDYISGKFG; via the coding sequence ATGAGTGATGTACAGCAATCCTTGTTCCATGTGTCCGGCCTGAATCTTTGGTATGGGCAGACACATGCACTTAAAGATGTATCCATGGATATCAAAGCCAATACGATCACTGCATTCATCGGGCCTTCAGGCTGTGGAAAATCAACTTTTCTCAGGACGCTTGACCGTATGAATGACCTGATCGATGGTGTCAGGATTACCGGGGAAATCCTCTATGGAGGACAGGATATCTACAAGGAAATGGATACATTGGACTTGAGAAGAAAAGTCGGTATGGTGTTCCAGAGCCCGAATCCTTTTCCTATGAGCATCTATGACAACGTAGCGTATGGACCTCGGCTCCATGCGAGGTATTCAAAAGGTGAAATGGATGAGATAGTAGAAAAGGCTTTGCGGCAGGCCGCACTCTGGGATGAAGTCAAGGATCGTCTTAATCAAAGTGGTATCGGGCTTTCCGGAGGCCAGCAACAACGACTCTGCATGGCAAGGACACTTGCTGTTGATCCTGATGTCATACTGATGGATGAACCTACCAGTGCCTTGGATCCTATTTCGACGACGAGAATAGAAGAGCTGATGGTCGAACTGAAGCAGAAGTATACCATCATTGTAGTTACCCATAACATGCAGCAGGCGTCCAGGGTCTCGGATACGACGGCATTTTTTCTCATTGATGAAAAGAAGTGTGGATTTTTGGTGGAATCAGGGAAAACCGAGGATATTTTCTTCAATCCGAAGGACAAACGGACAGAGGATTACATATCGGGTAAGTTCGGTTGA
- a CDS encoding fructose-6-phosphate aldolase, which yields MELLLDTANLEDIADGLETFAVSGVTTNPTILKAEGKVPFFDHLCRIRKLIGDTRSLHVQVVGNSCEEMVKEAGKIRSEVGKQTYIKVPVTSEGLKAIQILAPEGVNVTATAIYSTFQGMMASISGAKYLAVYYNRMKNIDVDPDRAINDISKVLPSDGSCSILAASFHNIAQVTSAYAAGARACTVGYKLLAGGLCMPSVQKAAEDFHKDWVAVYGNRSMTDM from the coding sequence ATGGAACTATTGCTTGATACGGCAAATCTGGAAGATATTGCCGACGGTTTGGAAACTTTTGCAGTCAGCGGTGTGACGACAAATCCTACTATACTCAAAGCTGAAGGCAAGGTGCCTTTCTTTGATCATCTGTGCAGAATCAGGAAGTTGATCGGAGATACCCGCAGCCTGCATGTCCAGGTTGTGGGGAACAGCTGTGAAGAGATGGTGAAGGAAGCTGGGAAGATACGCAGTGAAGTAGGAAAGCAGACATATATCAAAGTACCTGTGACGAGTGAGGGACTGAAGGCCATCCAAATTCTTGCCCCGGAAGGTGTGAATGTCACGGCTACGGCCATATACTCTACGTTCCAGGGAATGATGGCTTCAATTTCAGGGGCGAAATACTTGGCTGTATACTATAACCGGATGAAGAACATTGATGTCGATCCCGACCGTGCAATCAATGATATCAGTAAAGTGCTTCCCAGCGATGGAAGCTGCAGTATCCTGGCAGCAAGCTTCCATAACATTGCCCAGGTGACTTCTGCTTATGCTGCCGGTGCCAGGGCCTGTACGGTGGGCTATAAGTTGCTGGCCGGAGGATTATGCATGCCTTCGGTACAGAAAGCAGCAGAAGATTTCCACAAGGACTGGGTAGCTGTCTATGGAAACAGGTCAATGACTGATATGTAG
- a CDS encoding glutathione peroxidase: MNLYKYTVKDRKGQDVALSAYKGKVVLVINTATECGFTPQYAPLEAIYEDLHDKGLEILDFPCNQFGGQAPGTAEEIHEFCTGRFGVKFPQFAKIDVNGDNADPLYKDLVHNTKFGGFDMNHKIAPILVEMLSKADKDYDKKSTIKWNFTKFLFNKEGNLVRRYEPTASLDGLKKDIEALL; this comes from the coding sequence ATGAATCTCTACAAATACACAGTAAAAGATCGTAAAGGACAGGATGTAGCGTTGAGTGCTTACAAGGGCAAAGTAGTACTGGTAATCAATACAGCAACAGAATGTGGCTTTACTCCCCAATATGCACCGCTTGAAGCAATATATGAGGATTTGCATGACAAAGGCCTTGAGATACTTGATTTCCCATGTAACCAGTTCGGAGGACAGGCTCCTGGTACGGCAGAGGAAATCCATGAATTCTGCACGGGCCGTTTCGGAGTGAAATTCCCCCAATTTGCAAAGATTGATGTCAATGGTGATAATGCTGATCCTCTTTACAAGGATTTGGTACATAATACCAAGTTCGGTGGTTTTGACATGAACCATAAGATTGCTCCTATTCTGGTTGAAATGCTGTCAAAAGCTGACAAGGATTATGATAAGAAGAGCACGATCAAATGGAATTTTACCAAGTTCCTTTTTAACAAGGAAGGAAATCTGGTAAGACGATATGAACCTACTGCAAGTCTTGATGGTCTGAAAAAGGATATCGAAGCACTTCTGTAG
- the argR gene encoding arginine repressor, translating to MRERHTRLNVVKEMIKNNRIDNQDTLLEMLKKEGYSVTQATLSRDLKMLKVGKISDGWSGYYYALPENDMVSESEKSYIQDVRRGILSIEFSGNFGVIKTRPGHANSVAIALDVLALPEILGTLAGDDTIFVILREGMTKEDLQESFKTRIPEIQD from the coding sequence ATGAGAGAACGTCATACGCGACTGAACGTAGTCAAGGAAATGATAAAGAACAATAGGATAGACAACCAGGATACCCTATTGGAAATGCTGAAGAAGGAAGGCTATTCGGTTACCCAAGCAACGCTTTCCAGAGATCTCAAGATGCTGAAGGTAGGCAAGATATCCGATGGCTGGTCAGGTTACTACTATGCATTGCCAGAGAATGACATGGTAAGTGAATCAGAAAAAAGTTACATACAGGATGTCCGCCGTGGTATACTTTCCATTGAATTCAGCGGCAATTTCGGAGTCATCAAGACAAGACCTGGACATGCAAACAGCGTTGCAATTGCGCTGGATGTCTTGGCCTTGCCTGAAATATTGGGTACACTAGCCGGTGATGATACGATCTTCGTCATTCTTCGCGAAGGCATGACAAAGGAAGACCTTCAGGAAAGTTTCAAGACACGTATCCCTGAAATACAGGACTGA
- a CDS encoding glucose-6-phosphate isomerase, with the protein MEFHNLDTLASFEALKALAPVRLKSCLDSRRINSYKATEGAGIIYDYAAMPIDERHLAVFQELAQEQQLLDKYKAILSGERMNTGENRLVLHHLTRGQVLGPVHADGEDKGQFYKSQLEKIKQLSEDIRNGELVGSTGKSFKTVVQIGIGGSDLGPRALYLALKGWCEGQKRQMLEAKFISNVDPDDVAAVIKDMDFETTLFILVSKSGTTQETLTNRDLVFDALKSTKIEGFDASKHMIAVTSKTSPLAKSKDVRDAVFIDDYIGGRYSSTSAVGGTIISIALGFDVFQALLEGAHEADIKALAPQVKDNPAMLDAFIGIYLRNVIGYPTTAILPYSQALSRFPAHLQQLDMESNGKHVNRFGKPVAYPTGPIIFGEPGTNGQHSFYQLLHQGTDIVPLQFIGFKNCQYGKDIKTADSYSQTKLNANLAAQIVAFALGKNDDNPNKQFAGERCSSLLYAKQLTPKVLGALLAHFENKVMFQGLIWNLNSFDQEGVQLGKKLAKKVLAGCEGNDILKAYADLLG; encoded by the coding sequence ATGGAATTCCACAATCTTGATACACTTGCCTCTTTCGAGGCATTGAAGGCGCTTGCACCAGTCAGGCTCAAATCCTGCCTGGACAGCCGACGCATCAATTCATATAAAGCAACCGAAGGAGCCGGCATCATCTATGACTATGCCGCCATGCCGATCGATGAAAGGCACCTGGCAGTCTTCCAGGAGCTTGCACAGGAACAGCAACTCCTAGACAAATACAAAGCCATCCTTTCTGGGGAACGGATGAATACAGGCGAGAATCGCCTCGTGCTCCATCACCTTACCAGAGGACAGGTACTCGGTCCGGTCCATGCAGACGGAGAAGACAAGGGACAATTCTACAAAAGCCAGCTGGAAAAAATCAAACAGCTATCAGAAGACATAAGAAATGGCGAACTGGTAGGTTCTACGGGCAAATCTTTCAAGACTGTCGTTCAAATCGGTATCGGGGGCAGCGACCTGGGCCCAAGAGCCCTTTACCTGGCACTGAAAGGCTGGTGTGAAGGTCAGAAACGGCAGATGCTTGAAGCAAAATTCATCAGCAATGTCGATCCTGATGATGTTGCTGCAGTCATCAAGGACATGGATTTCGAAACGACACTTTTCATCCTTGTCTCAAAAAGCGGTACGACACAGGAAACCCTGACAAACAGGGATTTGGTCTTTGATGCATTGAAATCAACCAAAATCGAAGGATTTGATGCTTCGAAGCATATGATTGCCGTTACAAGCAAAACCAGCCCTCTGGCAAAAAGCAAAGATGTCCGCGATGCAGTCTTCATCGATGACTATATCGGAGGCCGCTACAGCTCTACAAGTGCCGTAGGTGGTACCATAATTTCCATTGCACTGGGATTCGATGTTTTCCAAGCCCTGCTTGAAGGAGCCCATGAAGCAGATATCAAAGCACTTGCCCCACAGGTGAAAGACAACCCTGCGATGCTGGATGCCTTTATAGGCATATATCTCAGGAATGTGATAGGTTATCCGACAACAGCCATCCTTCCCTATTCACAAGCATTGTCCCGTTTCCCTGCACATCTGCAGCAACTGGACATGGAAAGCAATGGAAAACATGTAAACCGTTTCGGGAAACCTGTAGCATATCCGACAGGACCGATTATTTTCGGAGAACCGGGAACCAATGGACAGCATTCTTTTTACCAGTTGCTGCATCAAGGAACAGACATCGTACCATTGCAGTTCATTGGCTTCAAGAATTGCCAATATGGCAAAGACATCAAAACAGCAGATTCATATAGCCAAACGAAACTCAATGCAAACCTTGCAGCGCAGATAGTTGCCTTTGCCTTAGGTAAGAATGATGACAATCCGAACAAACAGTTTGCCGGTGAACGTTGCTCATCACTATTGTATGCAAAGCAACTGACTCCGAAAGTCTTAGGAGCTCTTCTTGCACATTTTGAAAACAAGGTAATGTTCCAGGGCCTTATCTGGAATTTGAATTCCTTTGACCAGGAAGGAGTCCAACTTGGGAAAAAACTTGCAAAAAAAGTCCTTGCGGGCTGTGAAGGTAATGACATACTGAAGGCCTATGCAGATTTGTTAGGCTAA
- a CDS encoding transposase — MAFIKTQKTCCDAAGNFISGSASIKDVAYVRGAKYHSRQISREVLGKIIFLDAAKKRGVFVSPTRGLVSYDVEKDEFSPVDDDDGRIMSHGELKKEVHTVFGDAYLLLEFLRKQGLAGLLEDVFTKKKDLQRVYAHLLHGILRNGSAISCDSFLDKSFAAYLLDDIGTASLHCDSGFFSLLGDDRVKMAFFKGFVSFMKMKDPGFGNACYVDSTPLPNSMADNPFDALCSHGVHGSACMMRLVLVLDARHSLPVWFDIIPGNLLDVSTVMGIVEDVESSLCISVGSLTLDAGYASKEIIRAFSDCGDKSLILRMPARKGYPYKELYWRHKEQIPKGKYAFVRNRHTYFGTCEESRLFDAHMFLYPFVDKENALMGFRDGILRDEDAYGKLSARDKDFLTVKSGYFVLIANYRAAPKDILSRYFDRADIEGAFKTSKAYLKLLPLAKWTDCTVRGKILADMICLIITLLFRKEANGDGHPLPEIIGRTQSLMCFRKQDGTVIVETPNRQVKECYRAFGIEVPSSLDSGKFKEALGLKM; from the coding sequence ATGGCTTTTATCAAAACTCAGAAGACTTGTTGCGATGCCGCAGGCAATTTCATATCCGGTTCGGCTTCGATCAAGGACGTCGCATACGTCCGCGGAGCGAAATATCATTCCAGGCAGATTTCAAGGGAGGTGCTGGGGAAGATAATATTCCTTGATGCTGCAAAGAAAAGGGGGGTCTTCGTTTCTCCGACCAGGGGCCTTGTCTCCTATGATGTGGAAAAGGATGAGTTCAGTCCCGTTGATGACGATGACGGGAGGATCATGTCGCACGGGGAACTGAAGAAGGAGGTACACACCGTCTTCGGGGATGCCTATCTCCTTTTGGAGTTTCTGAGGAAACAGGGGCTGGCAGGGCTTCTGGAGGACGTCTTTACGAAAAAAAAGGACCTCCAGAGGGTGTATGCCCATCTCCTGCATGGGATACTGAGGAACGGAAGTGCGATATCGTGTGACAGCTTCCTGGACAAGTCCTTTGCAGCCTACCTCCTTGATGACATAGGGACAGCCTCGTTGCATTGTGATTCGGGCTTCTTCTCCCTGCTGGGGGATGACCGTGTGAAGATGGCATTCTTCAAGGGGTTCGTGTCCTTCATGAAGATGAAGGATCCTGGTTTCGGCAATGCGTGCTATGTGGATTCGACCCCCCTGCCGAACAGCATGGCGGACAATCCCTTCGATGCACTGTGCAGCCACGGGGTACATGGGAGCGCCTGCATGATGAGGCTTGTCCTGGTACTGGACGCACGGCATTCCCTTCCGGTATGGTTCGACATCATCCCGGGGAACCTGCTTGACGTGAGCACGGTGATGGGCATCGTGGAAGACGTGGAGTCAAGCCTGTGCATCAGCGTCGGTTCCCTCACCCTTGATGCCGGATATGCATCAAAGGAAATCATAAGGGCGTTTTCTGACTGCGGGGACAAGTCCCTGATACTGAGGATGCCGGCAAGGAAGGGATATCCATACAAGGAACTGTACTGGAGGCACAAGGAACAGATCCCAAAGGGCAAATATGCATTTGTCCGCAACAGGCATACTTATTTCGGGACCTGCGAGGAGAGCAGGCTCTTTGATGCGCATATGTTCCTCTATCCGTTCGTCGACAAGGAAAATGCGCTCATGGGATTCCGTGACGGCATCCTGAGGGATGAGGATGCATACGGGAAGCTAAGTGCCAGGGACAAGGACTTCCTGACAGTGAAATCCGGATATTTCGTACTCATTGCAAACTACCGGGCTGCTCCCAAGGACATCCTTTCCCGCTACTTTGACCGTGCCGACATAGAAGGAGCCTTCAAGACATCCAAGGCATATCTCAAGCTGCTTCCCCTTGCAAAGTGGACCGACTGCACGGTACGGGGCAAGATCCTTGCAGATATGATCTGCCTCATCATCACGCTTCTGTTCAGGAAGGAAGCGAATGGGGACGGCCATCCGCTTCCGGAGATCATCGGCAGGACACAGTCCCTGATGTGCTTCAGAAAGCAAGACGGAACAGTCATAGTCGAAACTCCGAACAGGCAAGTAAAGGAATGCTACAGGGCCTTTGGGATTGAGGTTCCCTCAAGTCTTGACTCAGGAAAGTTCAAGGAAGCATTGGGGTTAAAAATGTAG
- the pstC gene encoding phosphate ABC transporter permease subunit PstC translates to MVTGLKTGLQKSKRLRTAMESVSRVALLAAALISIAAVVLITLFIVQQGLPMFSKVPASEFFLSTVWTPSASNPHYGIASFIIASFEVTFLAMIFSLPIALSCAIYLSEFAKGKFAGILRSAIELLAGIPSIIYGLFGIALVVPAIRNTLGGNGYSLLSAGIILAIMILPTIINFSEVSIRAVSKDLRMASVAMGATPWQTIYKVVLPSAMSGIVSSVVLGLGRAIGETTAVLLVGGNAPVFAIKPTDMGRTMTMNIITDMSYATGVHMEALFATAMLLFLFILLLNALVVEISRRSRLEN, encoded by the coding sequence ATGGTCACAGGTTTGAAGACGGGATTGCAGAAATCAAAACGTCTGAGAACTGCCATGGAATCTGTCAGCAGGGTTGCCCTGCTGGCAGCTGCCTTGATTTCCATTGCTGCTGTTGTACTTATTACTTTGTTTATCGTCCAGCAGGGACTGCCGATGTTTTCAAAGGTTCCCGCTTCTGAATTCTTCCTGTCGACTGTATGGACACCGTCGGCATCGAATCCCCATTACGGGATTGCTTCTTTCATCATTGCAAGCTTTGAGGTGACATTCCTGGCTATGATTTTTTCCTTGCCTATTGCACTTTCATGTGCAATTTATCTTTCTGAGTTTGCAAAAGGGAAGTTCGCAGGAATCCTACGCAGTGCAATTGAGCTTTTGGCAGGCATTCCTTCCATCATCTATGGATTGTTCGGCATCGCGCTTGTTGTCCCCGCAATCAGGAATACGCTGGGAGGCAACGGATACAGCCTGCTTTCAGCCGGTATTATCTTGGCTATCATGATCTTGCCGACTATCATCAACTTCAGTGAAGTTTCCATCAGGGCCGTTTCCAAGGACCTGAGGATGGCCTCAGTGGCTATGGGTGCTACCCCCTGGCAGACCATATACAAGGTTGTCCTTCCTTCTGCTATGAGTGGAATCGTCTCATCTGTTGTGTTGGGGCTGGGAAGGGCTATCGGTGAGACTACTGCTGTATTGCTGGTCGGAGGCAATGCCCCTGTATTTGCAATCAAACCTACGGACATGGGCAGGACAATGACGATGAATATCATTACGGACATGAGCTATGCGACTGGAGTGCATATGGAAGCTTTGTTTGCTACGGCGATGCTTCTTTTCCTGTTCATCCTGCTGCTGAATGCTTTGGTTGTGGAAATATCCCGCAGATCCCGGTTGGAGAATTGA
- a CDS encoding MATE family efflux transporter, producing MLVSASYNMVDAFFIGRINTSATAAIGIVLPLMGFMQALGFTCGQGTGTYLSQKLGAGKRKEAEQMASTGFYFSILLGLLFMVTGLAFLNPLLGILGTTETIRPYAHAYASIILFGFPRMMSALVLNNQLRYQGSAFFSMVGIVSGVIINVILDPIFIFPLHMEIKGAALATIISQFVSFLLLLHGCTMHGNLRHPLFAIKLKNGYISTMLALGSPSFFRNMVASISTIVLNFCAGKYGDTAIAALSIDSRLSFFGVCIIIGLGQGFQPVCGFNYGAKKFKRLYDGYQFCTAAGVVVGLVMMTFCWIFPRTLVQFFRNDPDVIRIGAYALRAFSLAFPILSFNIVSTMLLQVIGKSLKASIASIARMGLFLIPLLIILTHFLGLRGIQIAQPISDYASTILAYILVLPELSYFKKQTQIT from the coding sequence ATGCTGGTATCAGCTTCGTACAACATGGTTGATGCTTTCTTCATCGGGAGAATCAATACCAGTGCAACTGCAGCAATCGGTATCGTCCTGCCACTCATGGGATTCATGCAGGCCTTGGGATTCACTTGTGGTCAAGGGACCGGAACCTATCTGTCCCAGAAACTAGGTGCAGGCAAACGAAAGGAAGCCGAACAAATGGCTTCGACCGGTTTCTATTTTTCTATCCTGCTTGGTCTCTTATTCATGGTCACAGGACTGGCCTTCCTCAATCCCTTGCTTGGTATCCTGGGAACAACGGAAACTATCCGTCCTTATGCACATGCATATGCTTCCATCATCCTTTTCGGCTTTCCCCGGATGATGAGTGCCTTGGTACTCAACAACCAGCTTCGGTATCAGGGCAGTGCTTTCTTTTCCATGGTAGGTATCGTATCAGGAGTCATCATCAATGTAATACTTGACCCTATCTTCATCTTTCCCCTACATATGGAAATCAAAGGAGCCGCCCTTGCGACCATCATCAGCCAGTTCGTTTCTTTCCTGTTGCTGTTGCATGGATGTACGATGCATGGAAACCTACGCCATCCACTTTTTGCCATAAAACTGAAAAATGGATATATATCCACTATGCTTGCGTTGGGTTCACCATCTTTTTTCAGGAATATGGTCGCCAGTATTTCAACCATCGTATTGAATTTCTGTGCAGGAAAATATGGAGATACGGCAATCGCAGCACTTTCCATCGATTCCAGGTTATCTTTTTTCGGAGTCTGCATCATCATAGGCCTAGGGCAAGGTTTTCAACCTGTATGTGGCTTTAACTATGGAGCAAAAAAATTCAAAAGGCTCTATGATGGCTATCAATTCTGTACAGCAGCAGGTGTAGTCGTCGGTTTGGTCATGATGACTTTCTGTTGGATATTTCCCAGGACTCTGGTGCAATTTTTCAGAAATGATCCTGACGTCATAAGGATCGGTGCCTATGCACTGAGGGCATTTTCACTTGCATTTCCTATTTTATCCTTCAATATCGTCAGTACCATGTTGCTCCAAGTCATCGGAAAAAGCCTTAAGGCCAGCATTGCCTCAATTGCCAGAATGGGACTATTTCTTATTCCCTTGCTGATAATCCTGACACATTTCCTTGGTCTACGGGGAATACAGATTGCTCAGCCTATTTCAGATTATGCTTCTACAATCTTAGCTTATATCCTGGTACTTCCGGAATTGAGTTACTTCAAGAAACAGACACAGATAACATAA